The following coding sequences lie in one Drosophila sulfurigaster albostrigata strain 15112-1811.04 chromosome 2R, ASM2355843v2, whole genome shotgun sequence genomic window:
- the LOC133838238 gene encoding GATA zinc finger domain-containing protein 10-like has translation MSWNYSAWSLDESIKQAPHFASNYQQLQQQQQQQHHQQQQQRQQQHKMPPFNFYARNYYQQNYEAKQQTTLNNGNMRLQQLQQQQQQQHQQQQHQQQQQQQQQPQTQTIVIDESDNELEEEPRDMESCMRQSFNHYMAQLKQLTTCGNSDRVAHETMCNSNSNSNSNNHFNKCQSNGSYYNYNFNYYSY, from the coding sequence ATGTCCTGGAATTACAGTGCATGGAGCCTAGACGAGTCCATTAAACAAGCGCCGCACTTTGCCAGCAACTACCAACAActccagcaacagcaacaacaacaacaccaccagcagcaacagcagcgacagcaacaacacaaaatgccGCCCTTTAATTTCTATGCGCGTAACTattatcaacaaaattatgaggccaaacagcaaacaacactaaacaacggcaacatgaggctgcaacaactgcagcagcaacagcagcagcaacaccaacagcagcaacatcaacagcagcaacaacagcaacagcaacctcAAACGCAAACAATTGTCATTGATGAGAGCGACAATGAGCTTGAGGAGGAGCCACGTGATATGGAGAGCTGCATGAGGCAGAGTTTCAATCACTATATGGCACAGCTGAAGCAGCTGACAACCTGTGGCAACAGCGATCGTGTTGCCCACGAAACCATgtgcaatagcaacagcaatagcaacagcaacaaccattTCAACAAATGCCAATCAAATGGAAgctactacaactacaatttCAACTACTACAGCTACTAA